Proteins encoded together in one Malaclemys terrapin pileata isolate rMalTer1 chromosome 16, rMalTer1.hap1, whole genome shotgun sequence window:
- the CCDC116 gene encoding coiled-coil domain-containing protein 116, translating into MVGRYYSGYLADDEDLQGAQLQRDKSSNKPTVTQVRKTHDWKALLRPTSPCGSPAVMAFSTFEIDNKVEEKGKQDDPISNVHRAAQDFSNFVDFLVDMDALDSLQQTMEEAIRKIREVIMEDEEGLLDFKEDVSSSPESESWTISCRKQCDCFSSSHYPSTSSSEEDCKECFKSKAGDKLGSETKLQNQCMLDKFVAQAPKKETRRRTEEVAGIVHKKSVTEKSADYYFRQEHFHIWAQLAESSVGLHGQRATSDFFSKIKKKDKSQFEKDSSFDTKHIEKEITNVQKRPTPSDTALYYPGQQPFETLDFLEENKLFSALQDIVNQAILELLNTTKKDGSPLFNMADDSGITGDSQPCGDDLNVTSLYEKSSSPGKIDESTQTASENAEKGKTEEEKTEEGKESKSKTGKKTLKESTQKSKHKPQSLHKSKPKSPLEKPPSKPKYVPPPLPKSKPRAVDEAPPPKAKYVPPPLPKSKPRPPVEKPPPKPKYEPPPLPKPKPKKPAMVEEELSFSQSTGRFLSRHQFYRQILKKDLSGGRLKGKLYRRQEEIVDFLVENAARHVLYKYNYEKSLSEKLGFISVPVTKILLEIMFGFKKLKGSGIRLSSQIDWAEVYQQVHAKRPAKPPKLTSKSGDKKTAHSKPKMITGKVKLIEKPNEQNISSLPEITEIVPLKFPDDIPQSGEDLQGLDSVEALRQMSFSGKSIIPIDSQRKLSAALLDTEGQNSIESSRQSLSSRRASITSESNRKSPTVLSDTEAQNSVEPLWEASSSRRTSITRESSRKSSTVLLDTEGQNSVEPLRQTSSSRRTSIMEGSNRKSSTILPDTEGQNSVESLRQSSFSQRTSITGDSSRKSSTVLPKI; encoded by the exons TTACAGAGAGACAAATCGTCAAACAAGCCAACTGTCACCCAAGTGAGAAAAACACATGACTGGAAAGCCCTGCTGAGACCAACTTCTCCCTGTGGATCACCAGCTGTTATGGCTTTTAGCACATTTGAGATTGACAATAAAGTGGAGGAAAAAGGGAAGCAGGATGATCCCATCTCTAATGTCCACAGGGCTGCACAGGATTTCTCCAATTTTGTGGACTTCTTGGTCGACATGGATGCATTGGACAGCCTCCAGCAAACCATGGAAGAGGCAATCCGGAAAATAAGGGAAGTAATAATGGAGGATGAAGAGGGTTTACTTGATTTCAAAGAGGATGTCAGTTCTAGTCCAGAAAGTGAGTCTTGGACCATCTCCTGTCGAAAGCAGTGTGATTGTTTCAGCTCAAGTCATTATCCCTCCACATCCAGTTCAGAGGAAGACTGCAAGGAATGTTTCAAAAGCAAGGCCGGGGATAAGCTGGGCAGTGAAACCAAACTCCAGAATCAGTGCATGCTGGATAAGTTTGTAGCTCAAGCCCCAAAGAAAGAAACAAGGAGGAGGACAGAAGAAGTGGCTGGGATAGTCCACAAAAAG AGTGTTACAGAAAAATCAGCTGATTATTATTTCCGTCAAGAACACTTTCACATTTGGGCACAACTGGCAGAGTCTTCTGTTGGCCTCCATGGACAACGAGCTACATCAGATTTTTTCTCTAAGATTAAGAAGAAAGATAAGTCTCAGTTTGAGAAAGACTCATCTTTTGATACTAAACACATTGAAAAAGaaatcacaaatgtccagaaACGACCCACTCCATCTGATACTGCTCTCTATTATCCTGGTCAGCAACCATTTGAAACGCTTGATTTCttagaagaaaataaattattctcTGCTCTTCAAGATATTGTAAATCAGGCCATTCTAGAATTATTGAATACAACAAAGAAAGATGGATCCCCTTTATTTAACATGGCCGATGACTCTGGCATTACTGGTGATTCCCAACCATGTGGTGATGATTTGAATGTAACAAGTCTCTATGAAAAAAGTTCTTCACCTGGAAAAATAGATGAGTCGACTCAAACAGCTTCAGAAAATGCAGAGAAGGgaaagacagaggaggaaaagACAGAAGAGGGAAAGGAATCCAAGTCAAAGACAGGAAAGAAGACATTAAAAGAATCTacacaaaaatcaaaacataaaCCACAGTCACTTCATAAATCCAAGCCAAAATCACCACTTGAGAAACCTCCATCCAAACCAAAATATGTGCCACCCCCACTCCCTAAATCCAAGCCTAGGGCAGTAGATGAGGCACCTCCACCCAAGGCAAAATATGTACCGCCCCCGCTCCCTAAATCCAAGCCTAGGCCGCCAGTTGAGAAACCTCCTCCCAAACCAAAATATGAGCCACCCCCACTTCCTAAGCCTAAACCAAAGAAACCAGCGATGGTAGAAGAGGAACTTTCATTTTCCCAG TCTACTGGTCGTTTTCTTTCAAGACATCAGTTTTacagacagattttaaaaaaagatctatCAGGTGGACGCTTGAAAGGCAAGCTTTACAGAAGACAAGAGGAGATTGTTGACTTTCTTGTTGAAAATGCAGCCAGACATGTATTGTACAAGTATAACTATGAAAAGTCACTGTCAGAGAAACTTGGGTTTATTTCAGTTCCTGTAACAAAGATACTCCTTGAGATAATGTTtggctttaaaaaattaaagggcAGCGGCATAAGGTTATCATCACAGATTGATTGGGCCGAGGTATATCAGCAGGTACATGCAAAAAGACCCGCTAAACCCCCAAAGCTTACTTCAAAGAGTGGTGACAAAAAAACCGCTCATTCTAAACCAAAAATGATCACTGGCAAGGTAAAATTAATTGAGAAACCCAATGAACAAAACATCTCTTCTCTGCCAGAAATAACTGAAATAGTTCCTCTAAAATTCCCCGATGATATACCACAAAGTGGAGAGGATTTGCAAGGTCTGGATTCTGTGGAAGCCTTAAGACAAATGTCATTTTCTGGGAAGTCTATCATTCCCATTGATAGCCAGAGAAAATTATCTGCTGCTTTACTGGACACTGAGGGACAGAATTCTATAGAATCTTCTAGGCAATCCTTGTCTTCTCGAAGGGCTAGCATCACCAGTGAGAGCAACAGAAAATCACCGACAGTTTTATCAGACACTGAAGCCCAGAATTCTGTAGAACCTCTATGGGAAGCCTCATCTTCTAGAAGGACTAGCATCACCAGGGAGAGCAGCCGAAAATCTTCAACTGTTTTACTGGACACTGAAGGCCAGAATTCTGTAGAACCTCTACGGCAAACCTCATCTTCTCGAAGGACTAGTATCATGGAGGGGAGCAATAGAAAATCATCGACTATTTTACCGGACACTGAAGGCCAGAATTCTGTAGAATCTCTAAGGCAATCCTCATTTTCTCAAAGGACTAGCATCACAGGGGACAGCAGCCGAAAATCATCAACTGTTCTCCCCAAAATTTGA
- the SDF2L1 gene encoding stromal cell-derived factor 2-like protein 1, with protein MRRRCCLLLLLALLCGPGRGREPGPGAVTCGSVLKLLNTRHNVRLHSHEVKYGSGSGQQSVTGVEVSDDANSYWRIRGKNDDTCQRGTPVKCGQAIRLTHVNTGKNLHTHHFPSPLSNNQEVSAFGDDGEGDDLDIWTVQCSGTHWEREDAVRFKHIGTDVFLSITGEQYGHPIRGQREVHGMHSPNHHNYWMAMEGVFIKPSIDPAKHDEL; from the exons ATGCGGCGccgctgctgcctcctgctgctcctggcgCTGCTGTGCGGGCCGGGCCGCGGCAGGGAGCCCGGGCCGGGCGCTGTTACCTGCGGGTCGGTGCTGAAGCTGCTCAACACCCGCCACAACGTGCGGCTGCACTCGCACGAGGTCAAGTACGGATCGG GAAGTGGGCAGCAGTCGGTGACTGGAGTTGAAGTTTCAGATGATGCTAACAGTTACTGGCGGATTCGAGGGAAAAATGACGACACTTGCCAACGAGGAACACCAGTGAAGTGTGGGCAAGCAATCCGACTTACCCATGTTAACACAGGAAAAAACTTACACACACATCACTTCCCGTCACCGCTGTCCAATAATCAG GAAGTAAGTGCCTTTGGTGATGATGGTGAAGGAGATGACTTGGATATATGGACAGTACAGTGCAGTGGGACACACTGGGAGCGGGAGGATGCAGTGCGTTTCAAGCACATAGGAACTGACGTCTTCCTTTCAATAACGGGAGAACAATATGGCCACCCAATCAGAGGCCAACGGGAAGTTCATGGCATGCATTCTCCTAATCATCACAACTACTGGATGGCAATGGAAGGAGTTTTCATTAAACCCAGCATAGACCCTGCAAAACACGATGAGCTATGA